In the Kribbella sp. NBC_00482 genome, one interval contains:
- a CDS encoding isocitrate lyase/PEP mutase family protein, which translates to MTMFRELHADRFVMPNAWDAGSAVILAAAGFPAIATTSAGIAFSLAKGDHTLPDGAPAVSREQMFDRTREITAASAVPVNGDLEDGYGASSSQVAETIALAREAGLAGGNIEDYDGRELYDVELSVERIVAAREAAGDEFVLTARTDGQLLRTPTSLSDSIDRANRYRAAGADCLYVPGVNDLDTIRTLVAEIDGPLNVVIGLGSSTLTVADLQAAGVVRISLGGSIARAALGFIRRSAEELATKGTITFAADQIPQAELNELFARASTGQDVTESGS; encoded by the coding sequence ATGACGATGTTCCGCGAGTTGCATGCCGACCGGTTCGTGATGCCGAACGCCTGGGATGCCGGGAGTGCCGTGATCCTGGCGGCGGCCGGGTTCCCGGCGATCGCGACGACCAGCGCGGGGATCGCGTTCTCGCTGGCGAAGGGCGATCACACGCTGCCGGACGGGGCGCCGGCGGTGTCACGGGAGCAGATGTTCGACCGGACGCGAGAGATCACGGCGGCGAGCGCCGTACCGGTGAACGGGGACCTCGAGGACGGCTACGGCGCCTCGTCGTCGCAGGTCGCGGAGACGATCGCGTTGGCTCGCGAGGCCGGGTTGGCCGGCGGGAACATCGAGGACTACGACGGGCGGGAGCTGTACGACGTCGAGCTCTCCGTCGAGCGGATCGTGGCGGCGCGGGAGGCGGCCGGAGACGAGTTCGTGCTGACCGCGCGGACCGACGGGCAGCTGCTGCGTACGCCGACCTCGTTGAGCGACTCGATCGACCGGGCAAACCGCTACCGCGCAGCCGGAGCAGACTGCCTGTACGTCCCCGGCGTGAACGACCTCGACACGATCCGCACACTGGTCGCCGAGATCGACGGACCGTTGAACGTGGTCATCGGTCTCGGCTCCTCCACGCTTACCGTCGCCGACCTCCAGGCAGCCGGCGTCGTCCGGATCAGCCTCGGCGGCAGCATCGCGCGGGCGGCCCTCGGCTTCATCCGCCGCAGCGCGGAGGAGTTGGCGACGAAGGGCACCATCACCTTCGCCGCCGACCAGATCCCCCAGGCCGAGCTGAACGAGCTCTTCGCCCGAGCGTCAACCGGGCAGGACGTCACCGAAAGCGGCAGCTAG
- the pgl gene encoding 6-phosphogluconolactonase: MKQAELLIHADADDLAYAVASRLITRVVDAQSTGGVAHVVLTGGRVAAVVYRAVAESPARNQIDWQRVEFWWGDERFLPDGDPDRNETQGREALLSHLDVDPARVHPMPADTGQGAEAAAAAYAEELVAAGSPKFDVLMLGVGPDGHVASLFPGYPQLEVTDAAAVAVHDSPKPPPTRVSLTFPRLDRAREVWFVVSGEDKADAVAQALSGGDVPAAHAKGQDRTLWLLDQAAASKLS; encoded by the coding sequence ATGAAGCAGGCGGAGCTGCTGATCCATGCCGATGCCGACGATCTGGCGTACGCCGTCGCGTCCCGGTTAATCACCCGGGTCGTTGACGCCCAGAGCACCGGTGGCGTCGCCCACGTGGTGCTGACCGGCGGCCGGGTCGCGGCCGTCGTCTACCGGGCTGTCGCGGAGTCGCCGGCCAGGAACCAGATCGATTGGCAGCGGGTCGAGTTCTGGTGGGGAGACGAGCGTTTCCTGCCGGACGGCGACCCGGACCGGAACGAGACGCAGGGCCGGGAGGCACTGCTGTCGCACCTGGACGTCGACCCGGCGCGGGTGCACCCGATGCCGGCCGACACCGGACAGGGCGCCGAGGCCGCGGCTGCGGCGTACGCGGAGGAGCTGGTTGCCGCGGGCTCGCCGAAGTTCGACGTACTGATGCTCGGCGTCGGCCCGGACGGACACGTCGCGTCGCTCTTCCCCGGCTATCCGCAGCTCGAGGTGACGGATGCTGCGGCGGTGGCCGTTCACGACTCACCGAAGCCGCCGCCGACCCGGGTTTCCTTGACGTTCCCGCGGCTGGACCGGGCGCGGGAGGTCTGGTTCGTGGTGTCGGGCGAGGACAAGGCCGACGCGGTTGCGCAAGCGCTGAGCGGCGGTGACGTCCCGGCCGCCCACGCGAAGGGCCAGGACCGCACCCTCTGGCTCCTCGACCAGGCCGCAGCCTCGAAACTGTCGTGA
- a CDS encoding glucose-6-phosphate dehydrogenase assembly protein OpcA — protein sequence MIIDLTDSTSSEIASALLKARRNAGSPAMGMVGTIVVVVDESSHHDAMKAANEAGREHPSRVLVAILRPGRGASGLDAEVRVGEGIPGEAVLLRLHGELAKVPESVVTPLLLPDSPVIVWWPGGGPRVPAEDPLGRLGRRRVTDAAATRRASVDYTARAEGYAPGDTDFAWTRLTPWRALMAAALDQYPTKVTGAEVTAARGNPSADLMSAWLQSRLKVPVEQRNSRGPGVTAVRLFTPSGPIALTRPDGAVATFSVPGQPDRPVALKRRTTSELLSEELRRLDPDDVYAKTLACMVERDALPADAKKVAETARKSTAAKVTAAGKKVVATKKAAPAKKKVAPAKKIAAKKVAGGKKAAKR from the coding sequence ATGATCATCGACCTGACCGACAGCACGTCGAGCGAGATCGCGTCGGCGTTGCTGAAGGCCCGGCGGAACGCGGGCTCGCCGGCCATGGGCATGGTCGGCACGATCGTGGTGGTCGTCGACGAGTCGTCCCACCACGACGCGATGAAGGCCGCGAACGAGGCCGGCCGCGAACACCCGTCCCGGGTCCTGGTCGCGATCCTGCGGCCGGGCCGCGGCGCGTCCGGGCTGGACGCCGAGGTCCGGGTCGGGGAGGGCATTCCGGGCGAGGCGGTGCTGCTGCGGCTGCACGGTGAACTGGCGAAGGTGCCGGAGTCCGTGGTCACACCGCTCTTGCTGCCCGACTCCCCCGTCATCGTCTGGTGGCCGGGCGGCGGGCCTCGCGTTCCCGCCGAGGATCCGTTGGGCCGGCTGGGTCGGCGCCGGGTGACCGACGCGGCTGCTACGCGCCGGGCGTCGGTGGACTACACCGCGCGGGCCGAGGGTTATGCGCCTGGCGACACCGACTTCGCGTGGACGCGGTTGACGCCGTGGCGTGCGCTGATGGCGGCCGCCCTGGATCAGTACCCGACAAAGGTGACCGGGGCCGAGGTCACGGCCGCTCGCGGGAACCCGAGTGCGGATCTGATGTCCGCGTGGTTGCAGTCGCGGTTGAAGGTGCCGGTGGAGCAGCGGAACTCGCGGGGTCCGGGTGTGACCGCCGTACGGCTGTTCACGCCCTCTGGTCCGATCGCGTTGACGCGGCCGGACGGTGCGGTGGCGACGTTCAGCGTGCCTGGGCAGCCGGATCGGCCGGTGGCGTTGAAGCGGCGTACGACGTCCGAGCTGTTGAGCGAGGAGCTGCGGCGGCTCGATCCGGACGACGTGTATGCGAAGACGCTGGCCTGCATGGTGGAGCGGGACGCGCTGCCGGCGGACGCGAAGAAGGTCGCGGAGACGGCGCGGAAGTCCACCGCGGCCAAGGTGACCGCGGCTGGGAAGAAGGTCGTGGCGACCAAGAAGGCGGCTCCCGCCAAGAAGAAGGTTGCACCTGCGAAGAAGATTGCTGCCAAGAAGGTTGCTGGGGGCAAGAAAGCGGCGAAGCGATGA
- the zwf gene encoding glucose-6-phosphate dehydrogenase, giving the protein MTAELDEGPVGPVNPLRDPQDRRLPRIAGPCGLVIFGVTGDLARKKLMPAVYDLANRGLLPPGFALVGFARRDYTNQDFAQIVHDSVKEHARTPFREEVWQQLSEGFRFVPGDLTDDEAFKRLRETVDELDVTRGTGGNHAFYLSIPPGLFPEVVRQLSEHGLTDEKPGSWRRVVIEKPFGHDLKSARELNQVVESVFPPEAVFRIDHYLGKETVQNILALRFANAMFEPIWNSNYVDHVQITMAEDIGIGGRAGYYDGIGAARDVIQNHLLQLLALVAMEEPVSFDAWSLRQEKKKVLAAVQLPERLDLHSARGQYAAGWAGGAKVKGYLQEDGIPASSATETFAALRVDVDTRRWAGVPFYLRTGKRLGRRVTEVAVMFKRAPHLPFNKTETEELGQNALVLRIQPDEGITVRFGAKVPGTSMEIRDVNMDFMYGGSFTESSPEAYERLILDVLLGDPPLFPQHTEVELGWKILDPVLDYWTRHGKPEQYGSGGWGPDSAHEMLARDGRAWRRP; this is encoded by the coding sequence ATGACCGCTGAGCTCGACGAAGGGCCGGTCGGCCCGGTGAACCCGCTGCGCGATCCGCAGGATCGGCGGCTGCCGAGGATCGCCGGGCCGTGCGGCCTGGTGATCTTCGGCGTCACCGGCGACCTGGCCCGCAAGAAGCTGATGCCGGCGGTCTACGACCTGGCGAACCGGGGGCTGCTGCCCCCGGGTTTCGCCCTGGTCGGGTTCGCCCGTCGTGACTACACCAACCAGGACTTCGCCCAGATCGTGCACGACTCGGTGAAGGAGCACGCGCGGACGCCGTTCCGCGAGGAGGTCTGGCAGCAGCTCTCCGAGGGCTTCCGGTTCGTGCCGGGCGACCTGACCGACGACGAGGCGTTCAAGCGGCTCCGGGAGACGGTCGACGAGCTGGACGTCACCCGCGGGACCGGCGGCAACCACGCGTTCTACCTGTCGATCCCACCGGGGCTGTTCCCGGAGGTCGTGCGGCAGCTGTCCGAGCACGGGCTGACCGACGAGAAGCCGGGCTCGTGGCGGCGGGTGGTGATCGAGAAACCGTTCGGTCACGACCTGAAGAGCGCCCGCGAGCTGAACCAGGTCGTCGAGTCGGTGTTCCCGCCCGAGGCGGTCTTCCGGATCGACCACTACCTGGGCAAGGAGACGGTCCAGAACATCCTCGCGCTGCGGTTCGCGAACGCGATGTTCGAGCCGATCTGGAACAGCAACTACGTCGACCACGTGCAGATCACGATGGCCGAGGACATCGGCATCGGCGGCCGCGCCGGGTACTACGACGGCATCGGCGCCGCGCGGGACGTGATCCAGAACCACCTCCTCCAGCTACTCGCGCTGGTCGCGATGGAGGAGCCGGTCAGCTTCGACGCCTGGTCGCTGCGCCAGGAGAAGAAGAAGGTGCTGGCCGCCGTACAGCTGCCGGAGCGGCTCGACCTGCACAGTGCCCGCGGGCAGTACGCGGCGGGCTGGGCCGGTGGCGCGAAGGTGAAGGGCTACCTGCAGGAGGACGGCATCCCGGCGTCCTCGGCGACGGAGACGTTCGCGGCACTGCGGGTCGACGTCGACACCCGGCGCTGGGCGGGCGTCCCGTTCTACCTGCGCACCGGCAAGCGGCTCGGCCGCCGCGTCACCGAGGTCGCGGTGATGTTCAAGCGCGCGCCGCACCTGCCGTTCAACAAGACCGAGACCGAAGAGCTCGGCCAGAACGCGCTGGTGCTGCGGATCCAGCCGGACGAAGGCATCACGGTCCGCTTCGGCGCCAAGGTCCCCGGTACGTCGATGGAGATCCGCGACGTGAACATGGACTTCATGTACGGCGGATCGTTCACGGAGTCGTCCCCCGAGGCGTACGAGCGGCTGATCCTCGACGTACTGCTCGGTGATCCGCCGCTGTTCCCGCAGCACACCGAGGTCGAACTGGGCTGGAAGATCCTCGACCCGGTGCTCGACTACTGGACGCGGCACGGCAAGCCGGAGCAGTACGGGTCCGGCGGCTGGGGCCCGGACTCGGCGCACGAGATGCTCGCCCGCGACGGACGTGCCTGGAGGCGGCCATGA